In Polaribacter sp. Hel_I_88, the following proteins share a genomic window:
- a CDS encoding acetyl-CoA carboxylase carboxyltransferase subunit alpha: MEYLDFEMPIKELEDQLQKCQIIGEESEVDVTATCKKIEKKLATAKKDIYKNLTPWQRVQLSRHPNRPYTLDYIKALCGDTFMELHGDRNVKDDKAMIGGLGKIGDQSFMFIGQQKGFNTKTRQFRNFGMANPEGYRKALRLMKMAEKFGIPVVTLLDTPGAYPGLEAEERGQGEAIARNIFEMTRLKTPIITIVIGEGASGGALGIGVGDRVYMMENTWYTVISPESCSSILWRSWEFKEQAAEALKLTGTDMKKLKLIDGIIKEPIGGAHADRAGAFKAVQEQIIAAYDELKDLIEEELVAKRMDKYANMGVYKE; the protein is encoded by the coding sequence ATGGAATATTTAGATTTCGAAATGCCAATAAAAGAGCTTGAAGATCAGCTACAAAAGTGTCAAATTATTGGAGAAGAAAGTGAAGTAGATGTAACTGCTACTTGTAAAAAAATTGAGAAAAAATTAGCAACTGCTAAAAAAGATATTTATAAAAACTTAACACCTTGGCAAAGAGTTCAATTGTCAAGACACCCAAACAGACCTTATACTTTAGATTATATCAAAGCACTTTGTGGAGATACTTTTATGGAACTTCATGGAGATAGAAACGTAAAGGATGACAAAGCCATGATTGGTGGTTTGGGTAAAATTGGCGATCAATCTTTTATGTTTATTGGTCAGCAAAAAGGTTTTAACACAAAAACGCGTCAATTCAGAAACTTTGGAATGGCGAATCCTGAAGGATATAGAAAAGCATTGCGTTTAATGAAAATGGCAGAGAAATTTGGGATTCCTGTTGTTACGTTGTTAGATACACCTGGAGCTTATCCTGGTTTAGAAGCAGAAGAACGTGGACAAGGAGAAGCAATTGCAAGAAATATCTTTGAAATGACTCGCTTAAAAACCCCAATCATTACAATTGTAATTGGTGAAGGAGCTTCTGGAGGTGCATTAGGTATTGGAGTAGGAGATAGAGTGTATATGATGGAAAATACTTGGTACACAGTAATTTCACCAGAATCTTGCTCTTCTATTTTATGGAGAAGTTGGGAATTTAAAGAACAAGCAGCAGAGGCTTTAAAATTAACAGGAACTGATATGAAAAAGTTAAAGTTAATTGACGGAATTATTAAAGAACCAATTGGTGGTGCACATGCAGATAGAGCAGGAGCTTTTAAAGCTGTTCAAGAACAAATAATAGCTGCTTATGACGAATTAAAAGATTTAATTGAAGAAGAATTAGTTGCTAAAAGAATGGATAAATACGCAAATATGGGTGTTTATAAAGAATAG
- a CDS encoding TlpA disulfide reductase family protein, with protein MKKISSLILGLLVMIACSQEQPKDYITLSGKLENNKDSTLTIISREGVLKTMKINENGSFKDTLKLKTNQGEIYTIQTSDTKRAPIYLKNGYNIVLNGDSDKFMTSFKFSGEGSSNSNFVLAQIEKSQKMGNPQLILNLEEEAFRKKVDQIKFEYDSILESHKNLDSVLYASVKQQNEQLVTYFDNAYAQNQIMGVGKPSPKFEDYINIKGGKNSLDDYKGKYVYIDVWATWCGPCIQQIPYLQNLEKEYQNKNIEFISISTDESQRSGGSWEAAEKKWRDFVKARNMSGVQLWSGQDFSFQQMYQINGIPRFILVDPNGNIVDANAPRPSDPALKSMFDSLGI; from the coding sequence ATGAAAAAAATAAGCTCACTTATTCTAGGTTTGTTAGTAATGATTGCTTGTAGCCAAGAGCAACCAAAAGACTATATTACCTTATCTGGAAAATTAGAAAACAATAAAGATTCAACGTTAACAATTATTAGCAGAGAAGGCGTTTTAAAAACTATGAAAATTAACGAAAATGGTTCTTTCAAAGACACATTAAAGTTAAAAACCAATCAAGGAGAAATCTACACAATACAAACAAGTGATACTAAAAGAGCGCCAATTTATTTAAAAAACGGTTATAATATTGTTTTAAATGGCGATTCAGATAAATTTATGACTAGTTTCAAGTTTTCGGGTGAAGGATCTTCTAATAGTAATTTTGTGTTGGCTCAAATAGAGAAAAGTCAAAAAATGGGAAATCCTCAACTTATTTTAAATTTAGAAGAGGAAGCGTTTCGAAAAAAAGTAGATCAAATAAAATTTGAATACGACAGTATTTTAGAATCTCATAAAAATTTAGATAGTGTTTTATATGCCTCAGTAAAGCAACAAAATGAGCAATTAGTTACTTATTTTGATAATGCCTATGCACAAAATCAAATTATGGGTGTTGGTAAACCTTCTCCAAAATTTGAAGATTACATCAACATAAAAGGTGGTAAGAATTCTTTAGATGATTATAAAGGAAAATATGTTTATATTGATGTTTGGGCAACTTGGTGTGGTCCTTGTATTCAGCAAATTCCATATTTACAAAATTTAGAAAAAGAGTATCAAAATAAAAATATAGAATTTATCAGTATTTCTACAGATGAATCTCAAAGAAGTGGTGGTTCTTGGGAAGCAGCAGAAAAGAAATGGAGAGATTTTGTAAAAGCTAGAAATATGAGTGGAGTTCAGCTTTGGTCTGGACAAGATTTTTCTTTTCAACAAATGTATCAAATAAACGGAATTCCAAGATTTATATTGGTAGACCCGAATGGAAATATAGTAGATGCAAACGCTCCTAGACCTTCTGACCCAGCATTAAAGTCGATGTTTGATTCTTTAGGGATTTAG
- a CDS encoding AAA family ATPase yields MKILKIELQNINSLKSDSPIVIDFENEHFKDVGLYAITGSTGAGKTTILDAITIALYHSVPRFNSTKATLLDVVSYGATDAFTRVTFENEKNIFEAYWGIRLASNTGKILKNPQEEVSLKNLTKSKNLASQKKNFIKNIIRVTQLDYDQFLRSVLLAQGEFASFLTAKGPEKGRLLEQITGEKIYKKIGLAISERKSIEENALKEIQSKINADDILSEEKKQELVKKDKELDAELVKSDKEIESIQLIVNWYSKAKELNIQTEKLAEDAKEIKTDLENHKTEFELLELNEKAAPFKEIIENLNRNEKNSFDKVQQLKILEEELKQREPIIKNLTEISKQQVLEIEKAEKTFSLWLPKFDLITKLDNQIKNELDNKEKTKKKLAELNSQIESSKKEQSNVSKDLTEIEAKIKIDEKYLTEHQYLEEVSKEISGWTKGLTTLKTNKESLNESLILISEKKKNIESTNTEFFKNKEILDKKSQEIETLDKEIHQLNNDLKKHNLSDLLSEEKKLSLKIADLKQFKNFSEEIVKEEKDLAEISIQHKTYSFELDTIKKEINLLKKEIEVQKKSVFDAEKILDLEKSIAKYEEDRKNLVDGKPCGLCGSEHHPFAENLEANGVSKSELELNKRKEQLKKLEESKSELDKIEVKLLTSIDNISKQIKSINEALKSIHQKAKTLQIDCELKDVTKIDFELKSTFNKLQSIEEKIKFTQNLQVKKDKISTVLKEQNESFDILKTKDATLKENIKNGSLEISEKKKLIDKNTEICNVLESNLTIKLSKFNFELPTIEQINSFIEKIEKSILTYITAQKNLEKLKNEITISHNNLTSIKKQLKTFIENQQEYLKNIKESESKIFQLKTERSNILPLHISVENKRENLQFISKQLIEKEEITSRKLQKYIDARNERETLKVENIKTQKTLKEELNVLQSSLENHLKNSDFTSKENIENALLAKDDVSIISKQKELIKEKQIKLNTLKETNQKAIESLNASKNFEIAEDDIKVSLQELKTKKDTLSAEKGEIKEAFRKDQEIKNRNQEIYKKIDEQTAVCTTWRDLYKIIGSSKEAFNVYVQRLTLKHLLDLANVHLFNLNKRYSLKMEQDYKPKEELNFNLIDHYQTDQARLVDTSSGGEKFIISLALALGLSDLASKNVKIDSLFIDEGFGTLDSNTLETVISTLETLQSQGKMIGIISHVENLKERIPTQIKITKKSNGISVVDVV; encoded by the coding sequence ATGAAAATTTTAAAGATAGAATTACAAAATATAAATTCCTTAAAATCTGATTCGCCAATTGTAATCGATTTTGAAAATGAGCATTTTAAAGATGTTGGCTTGTATGCAATTACGGGTTCTACAGGTGCAGGAAAAACGACTATTTTAGATGCAATCACAATTGCATTATATCATAGTGTACCTCGTTTTAACAGCACAAAAGCTACTTTACTAGATGTTGTAAGTTATGGTGCTACTGATGCTTTTACAAGAGTAACTTTTGAAAATGAAAAGAATATTTTTGAAGCTTATTGGGGAATTCGTTTGGCTTCCAATACAGGTAAAATCTTAAAAAACCCACAAGAGGAAGTGAGTTTAAAAAACTTAACAAAGTCTAAAAATTTAGCTTCTCAAAAGAAAAATTTCATAAAAAACATCATTCGAGTTACACAATTAGATTATGATCAATTTTTAAGATCTGTATTGTTAGCTCAAGGTGAATTTGCTTCTTTTTTAACTGCTAAAGGTCCAGAAAAGGGACGATTGTTAGAACAAATTACTGGAGAGAAAATTTACAAAAAAATTGGTTTAGCGATTTCAGAACGAAAATCTATTGAAGAAAATGCTTTAAAAGAAATACAATCTAAGATAAATGCTGATGATATTTTATCCGAAGAAAAAAAACAGGAACTTGTAAAAAAAGACAAAGAACTTGATGCTGAACTTGTAAAATCGGACAAAGAAATAGAAAGCATACAGTTGATTGTGAATTGGTATTCAAAAGCTAAAGAATTAAATATCCAAACTGAAAAATTAGCCGAAGATGCCAAAGAAATAAAAACTGATTTAGAAAACCATAAAACTGAATTTGAATTATTAGAACTCAATGAAAAAGCTGCTCCTTTTAAGGAAATCATTGAAAATTTAAATAGAAATGAAAAAAATTCTTTTGATAAAGTTCAACAGTTAAAGATTTTAGAAGAGGAATTAAAACAACGTGAGCCAATTATTAAAAACCTAACAGAAATTTCTAAACAACAAGTTCTTGAAATTGAAAAAGCAGAAAAAACATTTTCTTTATGGTTGCCAAAGTTCGATTTGATTACAAAATTAGATAATCAGATTAAAAATGAACTTGACAATAAGGAAAAAACTAAAAAGAAATTAGCTGAATTAAATTCACAAATTGAATCTTCCAAAAAAGAACAAAGCAATGTTTCTAAAGACTTAACAGAAATCGAAGCAAAGATTAAAATTGATGAAAAGTATCTTACTGAACATCAATATTTAGAAGAAGTAAGCAAAGAAATTTCTGGTTGGACAAAAGGGTTAACAACTTTAAAAACGAATAAAGAATCTTTAAATGAAAGCCTAATACTTATTTCTGAAAAGAAAAAAAATATAGAAAGTACCAATACTGAATTCTTTAAAAACAAAGAAATTCTAGATAAAAAATCACAAGAAATTGAAACCCTAGATAAAGAAATTCATCAGCTTAATAACGATTTAAAAAAACATAATTTAAGTGATTTATTATCCGAAGAAAAAAAACTTTCTTTAAAAATTGCTGATCTAAAACAATTCAAAAATTTCTCTGAAGAAATCGTAAAAGAGGAAAAAGATTTGGCTGAAATATCAATTCAACATAAAACTTATTCTTTTGAATTAGATACTATTAAGAAAGAAATAAACCTTCTTAAAAAAGAAATTGAGGTTCAAAAAAAATCGGTTTTTGATGCTGAAAAGATTTTAGATTTAGAAAAAAGTATCGCGAAATATGAAGAAGATCGTAAGAATCTAGTTGATGGAAAACCTTGTGGTTTATGTGGTTCTGAGCATCATCCTTTTGCAGAAAACTTAGAAGCAAATGGAGTTTCGAAATCTGAATTGGAGTTAAATAAGAGAAAAGAACAATTAAAAAAGTTAGAAGAATCCAAATCTGAATTAGATAAAATTGAAGTGAAATTATTGACATCGATTGATAATATTTCTAAGCAAATAAAATCAATTAATGAAGCCTTAAAATCGATTCATCAAAAAGCAAAAACTCTACAAATTGATTGCGAGTTAAAAGATGTTACTAAAATCGATTTTGAATTAAAATCAACTTTTAATAAACTTCAATCTATAGAAGAAAAGATAAAATTTACTCAAAATTTACAAGTTAAAAAAGATAAAATCTCAACAGTTTTAAAAGAGCAAAACGAATCTTTTGATATTTTAAAAACGAAAGATGCTACTTTAAAAGAAAACATCAAAAATGGTAGTTTAGAAATTAGCGAAAAGAAAAAATTGATAGACAAGAATACTGAAATTTGTAACGTTTTAGAAAGTAATCTGACAATAAAACTATCTAAATTCAATTTTGAATTACCAACTATTGAGCAAATAAATTCTTTTATAGAAAAGATTGAAAAATCAATTCTTACATATATTACAGCTCAAAAAAATCTTGAAAAATTAAAAAATGAAATTACAATTTCACACAATAATTTAACATCGATAAAAAAACAATTAAAAACTTTTATTGAAAATCAGCAAGAATATTTAAAAAACATCAAAGAGAGTGAATCCAAAATATTTCAGCTAAAAACAGAACGTTCCAATATTTTACCTCTACATATATCTGTAGAAAATAAAAGAGAAAATTTACAGTTCATTAGTAAGCAACTGATTGAAAAAGAAGAAATAACTTCAAGAAAATTGCAGAAATATATAGATGCAAGAAACGAAAGAGAAACTTTAAAAGTTGAAAATATAAAAACTCAAAAAACTTTAAAAGAGGAACTAAATGTTTTGCAATCATCACTTGAAAATCATTTAAAAAATAGTGATTTTACATCCAAAGAAAATATAGAAAACGCTTTATTGGCTAAAGATGATGTTTCCATAATTTCGAAACAAAAAGAGCTTATTAAAGAAAAACAAATAAAACTAAACACCCTAAAAGAAACCAACCAAAAAGCAATAGAAAGCTTAAATGCTAGCAAAAATTTTGAAATTGCTGAAGATGATATAAAAGTTTCTTTACAGGAATTAAAAACTAAAAAAGATACTTTATCCGCAGAAAAAGGAGAAATAAAAGAAGCGTTTAGAAAAGATCAAGAAATTAAAAACCGAAATCAAGAAATTTATAAAAAGATTGATGAGCAAACAGCAGTTTGTACTACTTGGAGAGATTTATATAAAATTATTGGTAGTTCAAAAGAAGCTTTTAATGTATATGTGCAACGTTTAACGTTGAAACATTTATTGGATTTAGCGAATGTTCATTTGTTCAATTTAAACAAACGTTATTCGTTAAAAATGGAGCAAGATTATAAGCCAAAAGAAGAGTTGAATTTTAATTTAATTGATCATTATCAAACAGATCAAGCAAGATTGGTAGACACATCTAGTGGTGGAGAAAAGTTTATAATTAGTTTGGCTTTGGCTTTAGGATTGTCAGATTTAGCAAGTAAAAATGTAAAAATAGATTCACTTTTTATTGATGAAGGTTTTGGAACCTTAGATAGTAATACTTTAGAAACTGTAATTTCTACGCTGGAAACTTTACAATCTCAAGGAAAAATGATTGGGATAATTTCGCATGTAGAAAACTTAAAAGAAAGAATTCCTACACAAATTAAAATCACAAAAAAAAGCAATGGAATAAGTGTTGTAGATGTTGTTTAA
- a CDS encoding exonuclease SbcCD subunit D C-terminal domain-containing protein, with translation MKILHTADWHLGHRLHDQSQFEEQMLFLNWIENYIITQKIEVLLISGDIFDSGSPSNQSLEMYYSFLVKLNNTCCKSIIITGGNHDSPGTLNAPKHILNALSIKVIGKATEDIEDEVFKLNIENEELIIAAVPYLRDGDIRRAVAGESFEDLTDKYKTALINHYESAAEECKKININTAPVIAMGHLFATGGSVSDSEQNIYVGTLGHIGAKDFPTYFDYVALGHLHRPQIIGGNEKIQYSGSPNILSFSEINYDKKIIVLSTENNKIIAVDAIIVPNFREFYRLSGTIEECINLFPTITSNSFGLNPWVEIVLKEDHTINTDDLKKEAEKYTFEILKISLKTQRKQKGIEELLKETKSIKELNPTEVFKLKCEEMNFDLQENPKIWDAFNEILQSVKNQ, from the coding sequence ATGAAAATACTTCACACAGCAGATTGGCATTTAGGACACAGGTTGCATGATCAATCTCAATTTGAAGAACAAATGTTATTTTTAAATTGGATTGAAAATTACATCATTACTCAAAAAATTGAAGTGCTTTTAATTTCTGGCGATATTTTTGACTCAGGATCTCCATCCAATCAGAGTTTGGAAATGTATTATAGTTTTTTGGTAAAATTGAATAATACGTGTTGCAAATCAATTATCATTACTGGTGGAAATCACGATTCTCCAGGAACTTTAAATGCACCAAAGCATATTCTAAACGCACTTTCTATAAAAGTTATTGGTAAAGCCACTGAAGATATTGAAGATGAAGTATTCAAGCTAAATATTGAAAATGAAGAACTCATTATTGCAGCTGTTCCTTATTTAAGAGATGGAGATATTAGACGTGCAGTTGCAGGAGAATCTTTTGAAGATTTAACTGATAAATACAAAACTGCGCTTATAAATCATTATGAATCTGCAGCTGAAGAATGTAAAAAAATCAACATAAATACTGCTCCTGTAATTGCAATGGGCCATTTATTTGCCACTGGAGGTTCAGTTTCTGACAGTGAACAAAATATTTATGTGGGAACTTTAGGACATATTGGAGCCAAAGATTTTCCTACTTATTTTGATTATGTTGCTTTAGGACATTTACACAGACCTCAAATAATTGGCGGAAATGAAAAGATTCAATATTCTGGTTCTCCAAATATTTTAAGTTTTAGCGAAATTAATTATGATAAAAAAATAATAGTTTTATCGACAGAAAATAATAAAATTATTGCTGTTGATGCTATAATTGTTCCTAATTTCAGAGAATTTTATCGACTTTCTGGAACTATTGAAGAATGTATCAATTTGTTTCCAACCATTACCTCTAATTCCTTTGGTTTAAACCCTTGGGTAGAAATTGTTTTAAAAGAAGACCATACCATAAATACAGACGATTTAAAAAAAGAAGCTGAAAAATATACGTTTGAAATTTTAAAAATCTCCTTAAAAACGCAAAGAAAACAAAAAGGAATTGAGGAGTTATTGAAAGAAACAAAATCGATCAAAGAATTAAACCCAACTGAAGTTTTTAAATTAAAATGCGAAGAAATGAATTTTGATTTACAAGAAAATCCAAAAATCTGGGATGCTTTTAATGAAATTTTACAAAGTGTTAAAAATCAATAA
- a CDS encoding pyruvate dehydrogenase complex dihydrolipoamide acetyltransferase, producing MATVVNMPRLSDTMEEGVVAKWLKSVGDKIEEGDILAEIETDKATMEFESFHEGVLLHIGIQEGETSPVDKLLAIIGEEGEDISDLLKGDADKKEDDKSEESSDKKENSDDTSKDESKEDSSSEGVEIPKGVTVISMPRLSDTMTDGTVATWLKKVGDKVEEGDILAEIETDKATMEFECFYEGTILYIGVQEGETAPVDSLLTIIGPEGTNVDAIVKNGGATSSSSEAKDSSSDKKQEKKETKAEDKKESKEESTSSTANTTTNNSGGRIFASPLAKKIASDKGINLADVTGSGENGRIIKKDVENYTPSATVKVETPAPATSAATPTFSVSGEEKSEEVKNSQMRKAIAKSLGNSKFSAPDFSLNIEVDMDNAMASRATINAIPDTKVSFNDMVVKACAMALQKHPQVNTSWTDNNTIYHSHIHVGVAVAVDDGLLVPVVKHTNHLSLTQIGATVRDLAGKARHKKISPAEMQGSTFTVSNLGMFGIDNFTSIINQPNSAILSVGAIVQKPVVKNGQIVVGNTMNLTLTCDHRTVDGAVGAQFLQTLKTFIENPVTMIA from the coding sequence ATGGCTACAGTTGTAAATATGCCGCGTTTAAGTGACACCATGGAAGAAGGTGTTGTGGCAAAATGGTTAAAAAGTGTTGGAGATAAAATTGAAGAAGGCGATATTTTAGCAGAAATTGAAACAGATAAAGCAACCATGGAATTTGAATCTTTTCATGAAGGTGTTTTACTACATATTGGTATTCAAGAAGGTGAAACTTCTCCTGTTGATAAATTATTAGCTATTATTGGTGAAGAAGGAGAAGATATTTCTGATCTTTTAAAAGGTGATGCTGATAAAAAAGAAGATGACAAATCTGAAGAAAGTTCTGATAAAAAAGAAAATTCAGATGACACTTCTAAAGACGAATCAAAAGAAGACTCTTCTTCTGAAGGGGTTGAAATTCCAAAAGGAGTTACTGTTATTTCTATGCCACGTTTAAGTGATACAATGACTGATGGTACAGTTGCTACTTGGTTAAAGAAAGTTGGTGATAAAGTTGAAGAAGGAGACATTTTAGCAGAAATTGAAACTGATAAAGCAACTATGGAATTTGAATGTTTCTATGAAGGAACAATTCTTTACATTGGTGTGCAAGAAGGCGAAACTGCACCTGTAGATAGTTTATTAACGATTATTGGTCCTGAAGGAACAAATGTTGATGCAATTGTTAAAAATGGTGGAGCTACTTCAAGTTCTTCTGAAGCAAAAGATTCATCTTCTGACAAAAAACAAGAGAAAAAAGAAACAAAAGCCGAAGATAAAAAAGAGTCTAAAGAAGAATCAACATCTTCAACAGCAAATACAACTACAAATAATTCTGGTGGACGCATATTTGCATCTCCATTAGCGAAGAAAATTGCTTCTGACAAAGGAATTAATTTAGCAGATGTAACTGGTTCTGGAGAAAATGGTAGAATTATAAAAAAGGATGTAGAAAACTACACACCTTCTGCTACTGTAAAAGTTGAAACTCCTGCTCCTGCAACTAGTGCTGCAACTCCTACTTTTTCAGTTTCTGGAGAAGAAAAATCGGAAGAAGTTAAGAATTCTCAAATGCGTAAAGCAATTGCAAAATCTTTAGGAAACTCTAAATTCTCTGCACCAGATTTCAGTTTAAATATTGAAGTTGATATGGACAATGCAATGGCTTCTAGAGCAACTATCAATGCAATTCCAGATACAAAAGTATCTTTTAATGATATGGTTGTAAAAGCGTGTGCAATGGCTTTACAAAAACATCCACAAGTAAATACTTCATGGACAGATAATAACACAATTTATCACTCTCATATTCATGTAGGTGTTGCTGTTGCTGTAGATGATGGTTTACTAGTGCCTGTTGTAAAACACACAAATCATTTAAGTTTAACTCAAATTGGTGCAACTGTTAGAGATTTAGCAGGAAAAGCAAGACATAAGAAAATTTCTCCAGCAGAAATGCAAGGAAGTACTTTTACGGTGTCTAACTTAGGGATGTTTGGTATCGATAATTTTACGTCAATTATCAACCAACCTAATTCAGCGATTTTATCTGTTGGTGCTATTGTGCAAAAACCAGTAGTTAAAAACGGACAAATTGTTGTTGGAAACACAATGAATTTAACATTAACTTGCGATCACAGAACTGTTGATGGTGCTGTTGGTGCTCAATTTTTACAAACTTTAAAAACATTTATTGAAAATCCTGTTACCATGATTGCGTAA
- the pdhA gene encoding pyruvate dehydrogenase (acetyl-transferring) E1 component subunit alpha encodes MKEITKQTYLDWYKDMLFWRKFEDKLASVYIQQKVRGFLHLYNGQEAILAGALHAMDLSKDKMITAYRNHVQPIGMGEDPKKVMAELYGKATGTSKGMGGSMHIFSKEFRFYGGHGIVGGQIPLGAGLAFADKYKGNDAVTLCCFGDGAARQGSLHEAFNMAMLWKLPVIFIVENNGYAMGTSVARTANHTDIWKLGLGYEMPCGPVDAMNPIKVAEAVDEAIERARRGDGPTFLEMKTYRYRGHSMSDAQHYRTKDEVEEYKKIDPITQIREVILEKGFANEEEIASMDKEVKAKVKECEKFAEDSPYPETQQMYDMVYEQEDYPFIK; translated from the coding sequence ATGAAAGAAATCACCAAACAAACCTATTTAGATTGGTACAAAGACATGCTTTTTTGGCGTAAGTTCGAAGATAAATTAGCATCTGTTTACATTCAACAAAAAGTTAGAGGCTTTTTGCATTTGTATAATGGACAAGAAGCTATTTTAGCAGGCGCTTTACATGCTATGGATTTATCGAAAGATAAAATGATTACAGCATACAGAAACCATGTACAACCAATTGGTATGGGCGAAGATCCTAAAAAAGTAATGGCAGAATTGTATGGGAAAGCTACAGGTACTTCAAAAGGTATGGGTGGTTCTATGCATATTTTCTCAAAAGAATTTCGTTTTTATGGAGGTCATGGAATTGTTGGTGGTCAAATTCCTTTAGGTGCTGGTTTAGCTTTTGCTGATAAGTATAAAGGTAATGACGCTGTAACTTTATGTTGTTTTGGTGATGGAGCTGCAAGACAAGGTTCTTTGCATGAAGCTTTTAACATGGCAATGTTATGGAAATTACCTGTAATTTTTATTGTTGAAAATAATGGGTATGCAATGGGTACTTCTGTTGCTAGAACTGCAAACCATACAGATATTTGGAAACTTGGTTTAGGATATGAAATGCCTTGTGGACCTGTAGATGCTATGAATCCAATTAAAGTTGCTGAAGCTGTAGATGAAGCTATTGAAAGAGCAAGACGTGGAGATGGCCCAACTTTCTTAGAAATGAAAACATACAGGTATAGAGGTCACTCAATGTCTGATGCACAGCATTATAGAACAAAAGACGAAGTTGAAGAATATAAAAAAATAGACCCGATTACTCAAATAAGAGAAGTTATTTTAGAAAAAGGGTTTGCTAATGAAGAAGAAATTGCTTCAATGGATAAAGAAGTGAAGGCAAAAGTAAAAGAATGCGAAAAGTTCGCAGAAGATTCTCCATATCCTGAAACTCAACAGATGTATGATATGGTTTATGAACAAGAAGATTATCCTTTTATAAAATAA
- a CDS encoding M15 family metallopeptidase — protein sequence MKKILYLFIFAFSALNFAQEIPNGFVYLSDVDASIQKELRYLSNNNFIGKKIDGYKNDCVIITAQAAHQLKKVQAQLLKEGLSLKVFDAYRPQEAVNHFVKWAKVLSDTLMKQEYYPKVPKSELFNQGYIASKSGHTRGSTVDLTIVNTKTGKELDMGSPYDFFGVQSHPFYPNLTKEQKENRMLLRKMMLENNFKPYENEWWHFTLKNEPFRNTYFNFPVE from the coding sequence ATGAAAAAAATACTGTACTTATTTATTTTCGCTTTTAGCGCGTTAAATTTTGCGCAAGAAATCCCTAATGGTTTTGTTTATTTGAGTGATGTAGATGCATCAATTCAAAAAGAATTAAGATATTTAAGCAACAATAATTTTATTGGTAAAAAAATTGATGGTTATAAAAATGATTGTGTAATTATAACAGCGCAAGCTGCACATCAACTTAAAAAAGTACAAGCACAACTTTTAAAAGAAGGGTTGAGTTTAAAAGTTTTTGATGCGTATAGACCACAAGAAGCCGTAAATCATTTTGTAAAATGGGCAAAAGTTTTGAGTGATACGTTAATGAAGCAAGAATATTACCCAAAAGTACCAAAATCGGAATTATTCAACCAAGGGTATATTGCATCAAAATCTGGACATACGAGAGGAAGTACAGTAGATTTAACAATTGTTAATACAAAAACTGGCAAAGAATTAGATATGGGAAGTCCTTATGATTTTTTCGGTGTTCAATCTCATCCTTTTTATCCAAATTTAACTAAAGAACAAAAAGAAAATAGAATGTTATTGCGCAAAATGATGTTAGAAAACAACTTTAAACCTTATGAAAACGAATGGTGGCATTTTACGTTAAAAAACGAACCTTTTAGAAATACTTATTTTAATTTTCCTGTAGAATAA